A segment of the Alistipes communis genome:
GTGATTCGTTTTTGGGTGAACGGTATCGCCGAGCGGGTCAGTTTTTGAGTGCGTCGACGGGGTTCGCGGCAGCGGCTCTGCTGCTCTGCCAGAAGACGGTGGCCAGTGCGACGGTCGCGGCGAATGCGCCGGCTGCGAGGAAAATCCACGCGCCGAGCCGGATGCGGACGCTGTAATCCTGCAACCAGCGGTCGAGGGCGTACCATGCGACCGGTACGGCGATGAGGAATGCGACGGCGACCTGTGCCATGAAGTTGCCCACCAGCCGTCGGAGCATCTCGCGCCGCGTCGCTCCGAAGACCTTGCGTACGGCTGTTTCCTGCTGTTTCTGCTGCATGTAGTAGGTGGACATGGCCAGCAGCCCCAGCGCCGAGATGAGGATCGCAGCCAGCGTGAAGATCCCCACGATGCGCAGCGTGCGTTGTTCGTCGGCGAAGAAGTCGGCGATCTGCTGCTCGAAATAACGCCCCTCGAAAAATCCGTCGTCGTTGATTCGTTCGAAAATGCTGCGGATGGTGGCGTAAGCCTCGTCGTGGTCTCCGCGCGTCTTGACGAGCATGTACCCCGGGAAGCGGGGTGCGGAGAGTTTTTTCCCGTTCCAGAAGCGATCGAAGTCGCCGATGTTCCACAGGATCATCGCCGTCGGTTTTTCGAGCACCGATCCGAACCGGAAATCGCGGTAGATGCCGGCGACCGAAACGGGGTCCTCTATGTTCGCCAAGCGGACGCCGGACGTATCCTCGGGGATATCCATCTGTTTGAATGCGTATTGGTTGAACCCCCATCCTTCGGTATGGTTGTCGCGCAGCAGTTCGAGGCCGAGAATGCGGAAGAAGACCGAGTCGGCGACGAAATATTCGAACGAGATCATGCGCCCGTCGTCATATTGCATCGTCCAGTTCGAACCTTTCGTAAGCGGTGTCGCAGTGCTGAATGCGACCGCTTCGACCGACGGTTCGCTGCGCAGTTCGTCGCGCAGCCGGCGCATCTGGTCGTAGCCGTCGAATATATCGTGGCGAAGCATGAGAATGTCTTTCGTGTCGTATCCCAGCGGCGCGTCGATCAGGTGGCGTGTCTGCGCATAGACGGTCAGCGAGGTGGCGAGCATCGCGACGGTGATTGCGTTCTGAATGACGATCAGCACTTTGCTGTATACCTGCTTCGTGCGGTGCCGCAACGATCCGCGCATGACGTCCACGGGTTTGTAGCGGGCTACCAGCGTCGCCGGCACGATGCCCGAAACGAAGCCCAGCGCGAGCAGGAACAGTGCGTACCATGCGATCCGCTCCGGTGTCGCTGCCGCCGAGATGTCGATCTTCGCGCCGAGCAGCCTTGCGGCGTAGGGTTCGGCCGCTTCGGCCAGCAGAAAGGCGACGGCGAATGCTGTGCAGCACATCAGAGTCGATTCGAGGATCAGTTTGAGCACGACTTCCCCTTTCGTCGCGCCCAGCAGGCGGCGCGTGGCCATCTCCTTGGCGCGGAATCCGGTCTGTGCGGCCGTCAGGTTGACGTAGTTGATGACGGCGAAGAGCAGGATGACGATGCCGATTGCCATGAGGATCGTCACGAACGAGCGGTTGCCCGACGAGAGGTTCCCGTAGCTGTCGAGGGGCGAAAAATAGACCTCCCGCAGGGGCAGGAGCGTTACCTGCCGGTAAAAGTCGCGGGTGTAAGGCAAATAGATCGTTTTGAAATAGTCGAGCATGTCGGGAAGTTTGGCCCGTAGGTCGGCCCCTTCGCGTGCCAGCAGAAAGGTGCAGCACGACCCTACATTGCTCATGCTTTCGTTGTTATTGTTCTTCTTCGTCAGCAGATCGCCGCGGTAGAGCAGGTCGACCGGCGGGATGACCGAACGCTCGATGTCGCGCATCACGGCGCTGACGGTGTAGCTCTTCCCCTCGGCGACGAGCGAACGCCCCACGGGATCGGC
Coding sequences within it:
- a CDS encoding ABC transporter permease; this encodes MFRQLDFRSFFNFLGRNKLYTAINIFGLSLSLMFVILIADYTVRQFTVDSFHSKAGRIYVVSNENTVASAYFLQKHLLDRYPEIEATCAVSFEDHHTVEADGKLALADVLYADTTFFRIFDFELAAGDRRQALAARDNVVLSESFARRMFGDADPVGRSLVAEGKSYTVSAVMRDIERSVIPPVDLLYRGDLLTKKNNNNESMSNVGSCCTFLLAREGADLRAKLPDMLDYFKTIYLPYTRDFYRQVTLLPLREVYFSPLDSYGNLSSGNRSFVTILMAIGIVILLFAVINYVNLTAAQTGFRAKEMATRRLLGATKGEVVLKLILESTLMCCTAFAVAFLLAEAAEPYAARLLGAKIDISAAATPERIAWYALFLLALGFVSGIVPATLVARYKPVDVMRGSLRHRTKQVYSKVLIVIQNAITVAMLATSLTVYAQTRHLIDAPLGYDTKDILMLRHDIFDGYDQMRRLRDELRSEPSVEAVAFSTATPLTKGSNWTMQYDDGRMISFEYFVADSVFFRILGLELLRDNHTEGWGFNQYAFKQMDIPEDTSGVRLANIEDPVSVAGIYRDFRFGSVLEKPTAMILWNIGDFDRFWNGKKLSAPRFPGYMLVKTRGDHDEAYATIRSIFERINDDGFFEGRYFEQQIADFFADEQRTLRIVGIFTLAAILISALGLLAMSTYYMQQKQQETAVRKVFGATRREMLRRLVGNFMAQVAVAFLIAVPVAWYALDRWLQDYSVRIRLGAWIFLAAGAFAATVALATVFWQSSRAAAANPVDALKN